A part of Xenopus tropicalis strain Nigerian chromosome 4, UCB_Xtro_10.0, whole genome shotgun sequence genomic DNA contains:
- the tmem115 gene encoding transmembrane protein 115 (The RefSeq protein has 2 substitutions compared to this genomic sequence) yields the protein MLRSIHVGRFVSVLSGSSVLVKCLWGAVLLLYLLTFWLSIPFTTSAFAVTPGLLLPTNLRIWTLATHGLLELNFLELLCNLLLTLGAGRHLEPLWGAPELLLFYGVVSIAVGILGSFLYLLAYAATAHSYLLFSSHIHGFSAFAGAFLVAHKQTVGDGQAESKWWMQALPQLVFLAIMALSLAKLNPSRIFVGYSLGMLSGWVYLRFYQRHSRGRGDMSDHFSFASFFPGPVKPAAAFLGNLTHAALVKLHLCPQAVKRYDVGAPSSITISLPGTDPQDAERRRQLALKALNERLKKVEDQVSWPSMEEGEEEEDGNQRDDSFHSGGTPDTPRDEPIAQSAPKE from the exons ATGCTGCGCTCCATTCATGTGGGCCGCTTCGTGTCTGTGCTCTCGGGAAGCAGCGTGCTGGTCAAGTGCCTGTGGGGGGCTGCGCTGCTCCTCTACTTGCTCACATTCTGGCTCAGCATACCGTTTACAACGTCGGCCTTTGCTGTCACCCCTGGTCTACTGTTGCCTACCAACCTTAGGATCTGGACCCTTGCTACACATGGACTGTTGGAACTTAATTTTTTAGAATTACtttgcaatctcctactaacacTGGGTGCAGGGCGTCATTTGGAACCTCTGTGGGGTGCTCCCGAACTGCTTCTCTTCTATGGAGTGGTCAGCATTGCTGTTGGAATCCTGGGTTCTTTCTTGTATTTGTTGGCCTATGCAGCAACAGCTCATTCATATTTACTGTTTTCTTCCCACATTCATGGGTTCCCAGCCTTTGCTGGAGCTTTCTTAGTAGCACACAAGCAGACTGTCGGAGATGGGCAAGCAGAGTCAAAATGGTGGATGCAGGCACTGCCTCAGCTAGTTTTCCTAGCAATTATGGCCTTGAGTTTGGCTAAACTGAACCCAAGTCGAATTTTTGTGGGGTACAGTCTTGGTATGCTCTCAGGCTGGGTGTATCTACGATTTTATCAGCGACACAGCCGCGGCAGAGGAGATATGTCTGACCACTTTTCCTTTGCCAGCTTCTTCCCCGGTCCAGTGAAGCCAGCTGCCGCCTTCTTGGGGAATCTGACACATGCAGCCTTAGTTAAACTGCATCTCTGCCCACAGGCAGTGAAAAGATATGATGTGGGGGCTCCTTCATCCATTACCATCAGCTTGCCTGGTACTGATCCACAGGATGCAGAGAGGAGGAG GCAGCTAGCTCTGAAGGCTCTGAATGAACGTTTGAAGAAAGTAGAAGACCAGGTGTCATGGCCAAGTATGGAAGaaggggaggaagaggaggatggCAATCAAAGAGACGACTCATTCCATAGTGGGGGCACTCCAGACACTCCAAGAGATGAACCAATAGCACAATCGGCACCCAAAGAGTAA